From Verrucomicrobiales bacterium, one genomic window encodes:
- a CDS encoding MBOAT family protein, translating into MLFTSLDFAWFLPCVFLLYWGLGANRLKTQNFILLVASYVFYGWWDWRFLLLLFCSSVLDFTVGLGLGRLTNPKHRKMLLGVSITANLTALGFFKYFNFFAASYVDLLHSLGLQANPVSLSVILPVGLSFYTFQSISYGIDVYRRHIEPTKDWLAFLAYVSFFPQLVAGPIERASHLLPQFKSIRTVGPDQLIDGANQFLWGMFKKLVIADNCAVIADRSFDNYGSMTSGELIVGLLCFSFQIYGDFSGYSDMAVGTARLFGFSLMRNFRLPYFSRDVAEFWRTWHISLSSWFRDYLYIPLGGSRGGKWKSVRNTLIVFLVSGLWHGANWTFVIWGLLHALYFMPLLLTARNRQHTEMIAPGRWLPSPVEVLHVVSTFCLVSLAWVFFRSMSFGDAIGYCWRMVTDARFVLPEGTGKCFVFVLIMLAMEWVKRTELYPLRIQGRLASVVAFATVTWMVLIWGAYGEKKFIYFQF; encoded by the coding sequence CATGGTTTTTGCCGTGCGTCTTCCTGCTGTACTGGGGACTGGGCGCGAATCGGCTCAAGACCCAGAACTTTATCCTGCTGGTGGCGAGCTACGTCTTCTATGGCTGGTGGGATTGGAGATTCCTGCTGCTGCTCTTTTGCAGCTCCGTGCTGGATTTCACCGTGGGATTGGGTTTGGGTCGGCTCACGAATCCGAAGCATCGCAAAATGCTGTTGGGGGTCAGCATCACGGCGAACCTCACCGCTCTCGGCTTCTTCAAGTACTTCAACTTTTTCGCGGCCAGCTATGTGGATCTGCTCCATAGCCTGGGCTTGCAGGCCAATCCGGTGTCCCTGTCCGTCATCCTCCCGGTCGGCCTCAGTTTCTACACCTTCCAGAGCATTAGTTATGGCATCGATGTGTACCGCCGGCATATCGAACCGACCAAGGACTGGCTGGCCTTCCTGGCCTATGTCAGCTTTTTCCCACAATTGGTGGCGGGGCCGATTGAGCGTGCCTCGCATCTCCTGCCGCAGTTCAAATCCATTCGGACGGTGGGCCCCGACCAGCTGATCGACGGCGCCAACCAGTTTTTATGGGGCATGTTCAAGAAGCTGGTTATCGCCGACAATTGCGCGGTGATCGCGGATCGCTCGTTCGATAACTATGGCAGCATGACCTCGGGGGAGTTGATCGTGGGCTTGCTTTGCTTCAGCTTCCAGATTTACGGGGACTTCAGCGGATACTCGGATATGGCGGTCGGGACGGCGCGGCTGTTTGGATTCTCGTTGATGCGAAACTTCCGGCTGCCGTATTTCTCCCGGGATGTCGCGGAGTTCTGGCGGACCTGGCACATCTCCCTCTCGTCCTGGTTTCGCGACTACCTTTACATCCCGCTGGGAGGCAGCCGGGGTGGCAAGTGGAAGAGCGTTCGCAACACGCTGATCGTGTTTCTCGTGAGCGGTCTGTGGCATGGGGCCAACTGGACTTTCGTGATCTGGGGTCTGTTGCATGCCCTGTACTTCATGCCGCTGCTGCTCACTGCGCGGAACCGGCAGCACACCGAGATGATCGCTCCCGGGCGTTGGCTGCCCTCGCCGGTTGAGGTGCTGCATGTGGTGTCGACGTTCTGTCTGGTCTCCTTGGCCTGGGTCTTTTTCCGCTCCATGAGCTTTGGGGATGCCATCGGTTACTGCTGGCGAATGGTCACGGACGCCCGTTTCGTTCTGCCGGAAGGCACTGGCAAGTGCTTCGTCTTTGTGCTGATCATGCTGGCGATGGAATGGGTTAAGCGGACCGAGCTGTATCCGCTGCGCATTCAGGGGCGGCTGGCGTCGGTGGTCGCCTTCGCGACGGTCACATG